In the genome of Anabrus simplex isolate iqAnaSimp1 chromosome 2, ASM4041472v1, whole genome shotgun sequence, the window CTGACCGTAAAGTTCAGCTTATTGTTGACAGTAAAACTGCGACATTTGCATTGAGTTTcttatgttgcatttattattcATCCCGTTGCTATTTGCAATATATAAAAGCATAACTTTATATAAAACTTATGCTTCGTGAATGATTAGagcaataaatgaataaatgaatattttttttttgctatgggcttttacgtcgcaccgacacagataggtcttatggcgacgatgggagaggaaaggcctaggagttggaaggaagcagccgtggccttaattaaggtacagccccagcatttgcctggtgtgaaaatgggaaaccacggaaaaccattttcagggatcccactatcggcagccctgaaaatggttttccgtggtttcccattttcacaccaggcaaatgctggggctgtaccttaattaaggccacggctgcttccttccaactcctaggcctttcctctcccatcgtcgccataagacctatctgtgtcggtgcgacgtaaaagcccatagcaaaaaaaataaataaataaataaatgaatatttataataatattattgtctcACTCATTTTCCTTGAATTTCTCTCTTACTGATGTGTGGTCTCACTCGTTCACGTAAAAGTGACCCGTTGTCGTGATTGTATCGACATCTTGGATGCCaggaagggaataataataataataataataataataataataataataataataataataataataataataataataataatgtcactgcctcttccttttcagtcctagccctttcccacactTATGTAGCAGAAATCCTTCCATGCATTaatgcgacgttgaaccactaggAAAAACCATTAAGGCTACCCGCATGTCAAtgtcgatgttccattttactctagcagATGGAAGAGAAACCGGAATTCTGTTGGGCGATAATTATATGgcagatttttaattaattttgttggataaacaccaagtgtgtcaccagagatcttttacattccaaCATCATACGACATGTAGCGTCGAATTAACAATTTCTcacccttcaaaaacccgactgcCTCTGCTGGGTGTAAACCTGGCATTTTGGAATCCGAAGGCCGACACGCAACAACTGATCGAGAgaaggagcaataataataataataataataataataataataataataataataataataataataaatgtattaatGTTATGTTGCAACCACATGAATGGTCGTCCTTTCAAATCACACATGAGTTTAAGATGTAAATTTATGTTACGTGACACATATCACCCATACTTTAAAAGAACCAATAAAACAAGTCTCAGAGACGTAGACCTACCtgtcttaatattttcccagtgaACTTTGATGTATTCATCTCTATTATGAGCACTCTGTTGATGGTAGAAACCGAGGGCGTGCAGGAACTCATGAACTACAATGCCATGATGTACGCATCCTGGGTTCTGGAGGTTTATGACTTGTCCCCTGCCATGCCGTCCGACATATGACCAGCAACCGGTCTTGTTCCCAAGGACCATCACATAATCGCTATCAGTCTTCTTGTAAGGACGAAATTTAATGCACGTCTTATCATGGTACTCATCTAGGGCTTCCTTAATTGTTGCTATATCTTCTTTAGCTATAAGTGAATGATATTATATCAAacaaataattatgataataaattTCATAGCAGTCAGCAGTTAGAACATCTATATACTTACAAAAATCCTTCTCATTTATATAATAAGGTACAATTCCATTTGGCCAGTATCTCTCTTCATCCTGAATTGCATTTCGTATGTCAGAATCATCTGAGAGCATTATATCTCCTTCGAATAATCCGCTCATCTCCCAGGCATTCCCCCTTTCTTGAGGTGTCCACGTTGATACTTGATCAGCTAAAACAAATTGAAAGGTTTCTTTATAGTTCACGACCCAAACAGTGTTAA includes:
- the LOC136863123 gene encoding hatching enzyme 1.2 translates to MKLSCVILIQAFYCITARRRAVPPDPMYRGQFEEEFPRSEIADQVSTWTPQERGNAWEMSGLFEGDIMLSDDSDIRNAIQDEERYWPNGIVPYYINEKDFSKEDIATIKEALDEYHDKTCIKFRPYKKTDSDYVMVLGNKTGCWSYVGRHGRGQVINLQNPGCVHHGIVVHEFLHALGFYHQQSAHNRDEYIKVHWENIKTGREHNFKKYNASTVTDFNVGYDYGSVMHYSAYAFSKNGQPTLEPLDKNAVIGQRKGLSKKDVAKLKVMYGCKDESYSPYWPFQA